A region of Bradyrhizobium sp. SZCCHNS1050 DNA encodes the following proteins:
- a CDS encoding ligase-associated DNA damage response DEXH box helicase — translation MRGTAYLSLVPPRTSPASNEPSAPLPDHFTEWFAARGWAPRAHQLALLEKARAQRSALLIAPTGAGKTLAGFLPTLVELGSAVAPKHRSVLAKTSALSTPAPLVGERRGGGPPAAVSMVTPGTEPNALVELPNTEKSKQTVNRIPRPAGLHTLYISPLKALAVDIARNLEAPISEMGLPIKVETRTGDTPVSRRQRQRRYPPDILLTTPEQMALLLSSDDAPFLFSSLKRVVLDELHALVTSKRGDLLSLALARLWRLAPDMRMIGLSATVAEPEQLARFLVPQPCGGIAAADVVVAGGAAPPVVEMLDTQERLPWAGHSARHALAEMYELIKRNKTTLVFVNTRSQAEMLFQEFWRINDDNLAIALHHGSLDVAQRRKVEDAMSAGRLRGVVCTSSLDLGVDWGDVDLVINVGAPKGCSRLMQRIGRANHRLDEASRAVLVPANRFEVLECSVAIDAIADNAQDTPPLRTGALDVLAQHVLGCACAEPFLSDELYVEVITAAPYASLSRADFDDVVDFVATGGYALKTYERFARIKQDARGRWRVANPKVRQSYRLNVGTIVEEAMLKVRLVRSRGGAKGTTGAIARGGRLLGEIEEAFIEGLTLGDTFVFSGEIVRYEALAEDQVYVSRANDSDPKVPSYMGGKFPLSTYLAERVRGLLDDRTAWSALPEQVRDWLSLQKDVSRIPARRELLVETFPRSNKHYIVCYPFEGRLAHQTLGMLLTRRLERARARPLGFVANEYALAVWGLGDMSLMVKQGRLDLAALFDPDMLGDDLEAWLAESALMKRTFRSCAIISGLIARRSTTEEKTRRQVLFSTDLVYDVLRRHQPDHMLLRAARADAATGLLDLKRLGDMLQRIEGRITHRELDRVSPLAVPVMLEIGRESVYGEAADELLAEAAEELVKEAMG, via the coding sequence ATGCGCGGGACTGCCTACCTGTCTCTGGTGCCGCCCCGTACCTCACCAGCCTCGAATGAGCCCAGCGCTCCGCTGCCCGACCATTTCACCGAATGGTTCGCAGCGCGCGGCTGGGCGCCGCGCGCGCATCAGCTGGCACTGCTGGAGAAGGCTCGCGCGCAACGCTCGGCGCTGCTGATCGCCCCGACCGGCGCCGGCAAGACGCTCGCCGGGTTCCTGCCGACCTTGGTGGAGCTCGGCTCCGCCGTCGCGCCGAAGCATCGTTCTGTTCTTGCCAAGACATCCGCTCTCTCCACTCCCGCTCCCCTTGTGGGGGAACGGCGGGGAGGGGGGCCTCCGGCGGCGGTGTCGATGGTGACACCCGGCACCGAGCCGAATGCACTGGTCGAACTCCCGAACACGGAAAAGAGCAAGCAGACGGTGAACCGCATCCCGCGACCCGCCGGCCTGCACACGCTCTACATCTCCCCGCTCAAGGCGCTCGCGGTCGACATCGCGCGCAATCTCGAGGCGCCGATCTCCGAGATGGGCCTGCCGATCAAGGTCGAGACCCGCACCGGCGACACGCCGGTGTCCCGCCGGCAGCGGCAGCGCCGCTATCCGCCGGATATCCTGCTGACCACGCCGGAGCAGATGGCGCTGCTGCTGTCGTCCGACGATGCGCCGTTCCTGTTTTCCTCGCTGAAGCGCGTCGTGCTCGACGAGCTGCATGCGCTGGTCACCTCCAAGCGCGGCGATCTCTTGTCGCTCGCGCTGGCGCGGCTGTGGCGGCTTGCGCCGGACATGCGCATGATCGGCCTGTCGGCGACCGTCGCCGAGCCGGAGCAACTCGCGCGCTTCCTGGTGCCGCAGCCGTGCGGCGGCATAGCCGCGGCCGACGTCGTGGTCGCCGGCGGCGCCGCGCCGCCGGTGGTCGAGATGCTCGATACACAGGAGCGGCTGCCGTGGGCCGGCCACAGCGCGCGCCATGCGCTGGCCGAGATGTACGAGCTGATCAAGCGAAACAAGACCACGCTCGTGTTCGTCAACACCCGCAGTCAGGCCGAGATGCTGTTCCAGGAGTTCTGGCGCATCAACGACGACAATCTCGCCATCGCCCTGCATCACGGCTCGCTCGACGTCGCGCAGCGCCGCAAGGTCGAGGATGCGATGTCGGCCGGCAGGCTGCGCGGCGTCGTCTGCACCTCCTCGCTCGATCTCGGCGTCGATTGGGGCGACGTCGATCTCGTGATCAATGTCGGCGCGCCCAAGGGCTGCTCGCGGCTGATGCAGCGCATCGGCCGTGCCAATCACCGGCTCGACGAGGCTTCGCGGGCGGTGCTGGTGCCGGCCAACCGCTTCGAGGTGCTGGAATGCTCGGTCGCGATCGATGCCATCGCCGACAATGCGCAGGACACGCCGCCTTTGCGTACCGGCGCGCTCGACGTGCTGGCGCAGCACGTGCTCGGCTGCGCCTGCGCCGAGCCGTTTCTCAGCGACGAGCTCTATGTGGAGGTCATCACGGCGGCCCCCTATGCGTCGCTGTCGCGCGCTGATTTCGACGATGTCGTCGACTTCGTCGCCACCGGCGGCTATGCGCTGAAGACTTATGAGCGGTTCGCCCGCATCAAGCAGGATGCGAGGGGGCGCTGGCGCGTCGCCAATCCCAAGGTGCGGCAGAGCTATCGCCTGAACGTCGGCACCATTGTCGAGGAGGCGATGCTGAAGGTGCGGCTGGTGCGCTCGCGCGGCGGGGCCAAGGGCACGACCGGCGCGATCGCGCGCGGCGGACGGCTGCTCGGCGAGATCGAGGAGGCGTTCATCGAAGGCCTCACCCTCGGCGATACGTTCGTGTTCAGCGGCGAGATCGTGCGCTACGAGGCGCTGGCCGAGGACCAGGTCTATGTGTCGCGCGCCAATGATTCCGATCCGAAGGTGCCGTCCTACATGGGCGGCAAGTTTCCGCTGTCGACCTATCTCGCCGAGCGCGTGCGCGGCCTGCTCGACGACCGCACCGCCTGGAGCGCGTTGCCGGAGCAGGTGCGCGACTGGCTGTCCTTGCAGAAGGACGTGTCGCGCATCCCGGCCCGGCGCGAGCTTTTGGTCGAGACCTTCCCGCGCTCCAACAAGCACTACATCGTCTGCTATCCGTTCGAGGGCCGCCTCGCGCATCAGACGCTCGGCATGCTGCTGACGCGCCGGCTCGAGCGGGCGCGCGCCCGGCCGCTCGGCTTCGTCGCCAACGAATATGCGCTTGCGGTGTGGGGGCTCGGCGACATGTCGCTGATGGTCAAACAGGGGCGGCTCGATCTCGCCGCGTTGTTCGACCCGGATATGCTTGGCGACGATCTCGAGGCGTGGCTCGCCGAATCCGCGCTGATGAAGCGCACGTTCCGCTCGTGCGCCATCATCTCCGGCCTGATCGCGCGGCGGTCGACGACCGAGGAGAAGACGCGCCGCCAGGTGCTGTTCTCGACCGATCTGGTCTATGACGTCCTGCGCCGGCATCAGCCCGATCACATGCTGTTGCGCGCGGCGCGCGCCGATGCCGCCACCGGCCTGCTCGATCTGAAGCGGCTCGGTGATATGCTCCAGCGCATCGAGGGACGAATCACCCATCGGGAACTCGATCGCGTCTCGCCGCTGGCGGTGCCGGTGATGCTGGAAATCGGCCGCGAATCCGTCTATGGCGAGGCCGCCGACGAGCTCCTGGCCGAGGCTGCCGAGGAACTCGTGAAGGAAGCGATGGGGTAG
- a CDS encoding ABC transporter substrate-binding protein, translating to MKKHLTRRDFCATALATIGASTIASPHVWAAEKKYDAGASDTEIKIGQTIPHSGPGSLYGVLGRVGEAYFQMLNEQGGINGRKVKFLTMDDAYSAPKCVEATRRLVEQDEVLALYGSLGTAPQTAVHKYLNSKGVPQLLLNTGASKWNDPKNYKWTMAGLPLYPTEARILAKHVLSVKPEAKIGILYQNDDFGRDFLEPFKKVLADAGGKAQVIMEQTYDLTEPTVDSQLINLSKSGADVFYNISTGKASSQSIRKVAELGWKPLQLLSAGSTGRSILSAAGLENAKDIVAIRYSKDAGVPQWKDDPDVKGFEALRAKYLPNIDPDNTIAYAGYGQAVSMGEILRRCGDTLTRENVLKHATTLAGFHSPFFLDGVNYAYTPDDYTPMKTLYISIFDGKDWSISEKPMTE from the coding sequence ATGAAAAAACATCTGACGCGGCGCGATTTCTGCGCCACCGCGCTTGCGACCATCGGCGCCTCGACGATCGCTTCGCCCCATGTCTGGGCCGCCGAGAAGAAATATGATGCCGGCGCCAGCGATACCGAGATCAAGATCGGCCAGACCATTCCGCATTCCGGCCCCGGTTCGCTGTATGGCGTGCTCGGCCGTGTCGGCGAGGCCTATTTCCAGATGCTCAACGAGCAGGGCGGCATCAACGGGCGCAAGGTCAAGTTCCTGACGATGGACGATGCCTATAGCGCGCCCAAATGCGTCGAGGCGACGCGGCGGCTGGTCGAGCAGGACGAGGTGCTGGCGCTGTACGGCTCGCTCGGTACCGCGCCGCAGACCGCCGTGCACAAATACCTCAACTCCAAGGGCGTGCCGCAGCTCCTGCTCAACACCGGCGCCTCGAAGTGGAACGACCCCAAGAACTACAAATGGACCATGGCCGGCCTGCCGCTGTATCCGACGGAGGCGCGCATTCTCGCCAAGCATGTGCTGAGCGTGAAGCCGGAAGCCAAGATCGGCATCCTCTATCAGAACGACGATTTCGGCCGTGACTTCCTGGAGCCGTTCAAGAAGGTGCTGGCCGACGCCGGCGGCAAGGCGCAGGTGATCATGGAGCAGACCTATGATCTCACCGAGCCGACGGTGGACTCGCAGCTGATCAACCTGTCGAAGTCGGGCGCCGACGTGTTCTACAACATCAGCACGGGCAAGGCCTCGTCGCAGTCGATCCGCAAGGTGGCCGAGCTCGGCTGGAAGCCGCTGCAGCTGCTGTCGGCGGGCTCGACCGGCCGTTCGATCCTGTCTGCCGCCGGCCTCGAGAATGCCAAGGACATCGTCGCGATCCGCTATTCCAAGGACGCCGGCGTGCCGCAATGGAAGGACGATCCCGACGTGAAGGGCTTCGAGGCGCTGCGCGCCAAGTACCTGCCCAACATCGATCCCGACAACACCATCGCCTATGCCGGCTACGGCCAGGCGGTGTCGATGGGTGAGATCCTGCGCCGCTGCGGCGACACGCTGACCCGCGAGAACGTGCTCAAGCACGCCACGACACTCGCCGGCTTCCACTCGCCCTTCTTCCTCGATGGCGTCAATTACGCCTACACGCCGGACGACTATACGCCGATGAAGACGCTCTACATCTCGATCTTCGACGGCAAGGACTGGAGCATCTCCGAGAAGCCGATGACGGAGTAG
- a CDS encoding class I SAM-dependent DNA methyltransferase, with protein MPHRLFLSSGDLIADRRYEFARDLQLKGDLVAAAEVMEQAIEVAPNFASAWFELGKIRLGLGETDKAISAFQNACAADPDDRHGAAVHLMQLGAAPLSDMPKAYVQSLFDQYAPRFEAELTERLNYRAPAILFKAVLAVRAAERKPAYFKRAIDLGCGTGLGAAAFAKNVDSIIGIDLSAGMIAEARATGLYAGLEVDDMTAGLQRQDDASADLILAADAMVYVGDLGPVLREAQRVLRPGGLLALTVETHDGDGVIMGKGLRYAHGAEYVRGVIAAAGLKLAHLAPASPRTEEQLPVRGLAVVAART; from the coding sequence ATGCCCCACCGCCTGTTCCTGTCCTCCGGCGATCTGATCGCCGACCGCCGCTACGAGTTCGCCCGCGACCTGCAATTGAAGGGCGACCTGGTCGCGGCCGCCGAGGTGATGGAGCAGGCCATCGAGGTCGCCCCCAACTTCGCCTCGGCCTGGTTCGAGCTCGGCAAGATCCGTCTCGGTCTGGGCGAAACCGACAAGGCGATCTCGGCCTTCCAGAACGCCTGTGCCGCCGATCCGGATGATCGTCACGGCGCCGCCGTGCATCTGATGCAGCTCGGCGCCGCGCCGCTGTCGGACATGCCCAAGGCCTATGTGCAGTCGCTGTTCGATCAGTATGCGCCGCGCTTCGAGGCCGAGCTGACCGAGCGGCTCAACTACCGCGCGCCGGCGATCCTGTTCAAGGCGGTGCTCGCGGTGCGCGCGGCCGAGCGCAAGCCGGCCTACTTCAAGCGCGCGATCGATCTCGGCTGCGGCACCGGGCTGGGCGCGGCGGCGTTCGCCAAGAACGTCGACAGCATCATCGGCATCGACCTGTCGGCCGGCATGATCGCGGAAGCGCGCGCCACCGGGCTCTACGCCGGGCTCGAGGTCGACGACATGACCGCAGGGCTGCAGCGCCAGGACGATGCGTCTGCGGATCTCATTCTTGCTGCCGATGCGATGGTCTATGTCGGCGACCTCGGCCCGGTGTTGCGCGAGGCGCAACGTGTGCTGAGGCCGGGCGGACTGCTGGCCTTGACCGTCGAGACCCATGACGGCGACGGTGTCATCATGGGCAAGGGGCTGCGCTATGCCCATGGCGCGGAATATGTCCGTGGCGTGATCGCAGCCGCGGGATTGAAGCTGGCCCATCTCGCGCCGGCGTCGCCGCGGACCGAGGAGCAGTTGCCGGTGCGCGGGCTGGCCGTGGTCGCGGCCAGGACTTGA
- a CDS encoding ligase-associated DNA damage response exonuclease, which translates to MTHMRPQDILLPVPSGLCCKAGGFHIDPVRPVERALITHGHSDHARPGHGAVLATQETLDIMRLRYGDNFAGSTQAIGYGERIRLGDVTVSFHPAGHVLGSAQIKVSCGGTCIVASGDYKDARDPTCAPFELVQCDVFITEATFGLPVFRHGDAALEVNKLLASVVLFPERAHLVGAYSLGKAQRVIALIREAGYDRPIYLHGAMDKITRYYQDKGIALGELRPVKGVKKAELAGTITLAPPSATSDLWTRRFPDPVTAFASGWMRVRARARQRGIELPLVISDHADWDGLTTTIAATGASEVWVTHGQEDALVHWCQAKGLAARPLDLVGYGDEEESEVVATEDAEA; encoded by the coding sequence ATGACCCACATGCGTCCGCAAGACATTCTGCTGCCCGTTCCGTCCGGCCTCTGCTGCAAGGCCGGCGGCTTTCACATCGATCCCGTGCGCCCGGTCGAGCGGGCGCTGATCACCCATGGCCATTCCGACCACGCCCGCCCCGGCCACGGCGCGGTGCTGGCGACCCAGGAAACGCTCGACATCATGCGGCTGCGCTATGGCGACAACTTTGCAGGCTCCACGCAGGCGATCGGCTATGGCGAACGGATCAGGCTGGGTGACGTCACCGTCAGTTTCCACCCTGCGGGCCATGTGCTGGGCTCGGCGCAAATCAAGGTGTCCTGCGGCGGCACCTGCATCGTCGCCTCCGGCGACTACAAGGATGCGCGCGATCCGACCTGCGCACCGTTCGAGCTGGTGCAATGCGACGTCTTCATCACCGAGGCGACGTTCGGCCTGCCCGTGTTCCGTCACGGCGACGCGGCGCTGGAGGTGAACAAGCTGCTGGCCTCGGTGGTGCTGTTTCCCGAGCGCGCGCACCTGGTCGGCGCGTACTCGCTCGGCAAGGCGCAGCGTGTCATCGCGCTGATCCGCGAGGCCGGCTATGATCGGCCGATCTACCTGCATGGCGCGATGGACAAGATCACGCGCTACTATCAAGACAAGGGAATCGCGCTCGGCGAGCTCCGGCCCGTGAAGGGCGTCAAGAAGGCCGAGCTTGCCGGCACCATTACCCTGGCGCCGCCGAGTGCGACCTCCGACCTGTGGACCCGCCGCTTTCCCGATCCCGTCACCGCCTTCGCCTCGGGCTGGATGCGGGTGCGCGCACGGGCCCGGCAGCGCGGCATCGAGCTGCCGCTGGTGATCTCGGATCATGCCGACTGGGACGGGCTCACCACCACCATCGCCGCGACCGGCGCAAGCGAGGTGTGGGTCACCCATGGGCAGGAGGACGCGCTGGTGCATTGGTGCCAAGCCAAGGGACTCGCGGCCCGGCCGCTCGATCTGGTCGGCTACGGCGACGAGGAGGAAAGCGAGGTGGTGGCCACGGAGGACGCCGAGGCATGA
- a CDS encoding ATP-dependent DNA ligase yields MNRFAELLDRLTYEPGRNNKLRLLTSYFREVEDPDRGYALGALTGALSFKHAKPALIRDLIAARTDPVLFALSYDYVGDLSETVALMWPKGVHNQPGVAGHPPPQPSPTRGEGAQFGAELPSRTISSTAPTSLLASPSTTPSIPSPLVGEGQGGVYPTGGLTRDPTPGHNNPPPPTLTEVVTTLRTLGKTEMPRQLAQWLDELDETGRWALLKLVTGALRIGISARLAKTAAAALGDKDPHEVELIWPGLSPPYLDLFAWLEGRGDKPVNRDPAPFRPVMLAHAVEDDDFAGMNAADYIAEWKWDGIRVQAVSGREADGRVVTRLYSRSGEDITASFPDLLPSLHLPGALDGELLVVRDHRVQSFNVLQQRLNRKTVSPKLMKEYPIHLRAYDLLGDEENDLRELPFAERRERLEALIKRLDEPRVDLSPTIAFSTWDELKAARADPASAGAGDDADAVEGVMLKRRDALYLPGRPKGQWWKWKHDPHIIDAVLMYAQRGHGKRSSYYSDYTFGVWTAGDGGDQLVPVGKAYFGFTDEELLQIDRFVRRNTTEKFGPVRHVVHEPEQGLVLEVAFEGLQRSPRHKSGIAMRFPRISRLRWDKPPREADRLETLERMLKSEAPA; encoded by the coding sequence ATGAACCGCTTCGCCGAGCTGCTCGACCGCCTCACCTATGAGCCCGGCCGCAACAACAAGCTGCGCCTGCTGACGTCGTATTTCCGCGAGGTCGAGGATCCCGATCGCGGCTACGCGCTGGGCGCGCTCACCGGCGCGCTGTCGTTCAAGCACGCCAAGCCGGCGCTGATCCGCGACCTGATCGCCGCGCGCACCGATCCGGTGCTGTTCGCGCTGTCGTATGATTATGTGGGGGATCTCTCGGAGACCGTCGCGCTGATGTGGCCGAAGGGCGTTCACAATCAGCCGGGCGTCGCGGGGCACCCCCCTCCCCAGCCCTCCCCCACAAGGGGGGAGGGAGCGCAGTTCGGCGCGGAGTTGCCGTCCCGGACGATATCGAGCACCGCTCCCACCTCACTTCTGGCGTCCCCAAGCACCACTCCCTCTATTCCCTCCCCCCTTGTGGGGGAGGGGCAGGGAGGGGTGTACCCCACGGGCGGTCTCACGAGGGACCCCACACCCGGCCACAACAACCCGCCACCGCCGACGCTGACCGAGGTTGTCACCACCTTGCGCACCCTCGGCAAGACCGAGATGCCGCGGCAACTCGCGCAATGGCTGGATGAGCTCGACGAGACCGGGCGCTGGGCACTGCTGAAGCTGGTCACCGGCGCTTTGCGCATCGGCATCTCCGCGCGCCTGGCCAAGACCGCAGCGGCCGCGCTCGGCGACAAGGACCCGCACGAGGTCGAGCTGATCTGGCCGGGGCTGTCGCCGCCCTATCTCGACCTGTTCGCCTGGCTGGAAGGCCGCGGCGACAAGCCGGTCAATCGCGATCCCGCGCCGTTCCGGCCGGTGATGCTGGCGCATGCCGTCGAGGACGACGACTTCGCCGGCATGAACGCGGCCGACTACATCGCGGAATGGAAATGGGACGGCATCCGCGTGCAGGCGGTGAGCGGCCGCGAGGCCGACGGCCGCGTCGTCACACGGCTGTATTCGCGCAGCGGCGAGGACATCACGGCGAGTTTCCCGGACCTGCTGCCGTCGCTGCATCTGCCCGGCGCGCTCGACGGCGAGCTGCTGGTGGTGCGCGATCACCGCGTGCAGAGCTTCAACGTGCTGCAGCAGCGGCTGAACCGCAAGACGGTGTCGCCGAAGCTAATGAAGGAGTACCCGATCCACCTGCGCGCCTACGACCTGCTCGGCGACGAGGAGAACGATCTGCGTGAGCTGCCGTTCGCCGAGCGGCGTGAACGGCTCGAGGCTCTCATCAAGCGACTCGACGAACCGCGTGTCGACTTGTCGCCGACCATCGCGTTTTCCACCTGGGACGAGTTGAAGGCCGCGCGCGCCGATCCCGCATCTGCCGGCGCAGGAGACGATGCCGACGCGGTGGAAGGCGTGATGCTGAAGCGGCGCGACGCGCTGTATCTGCCCGGCCGGCCCAAGGGACAATGGTGGAAGTGGAAGCACGATCCGCACATCATCGATGCCGTGCTGATGTATGCTCAGCGCGGCCACGGCAAGCGCTCCTCCTATTACTCCGACTACACGTTCGGTGTCTGGACAGCGGGAGACGGCGGCGATCAGCTCGTGCCGGTCGGCAAGGCCTATTTCGGCTTCACCGACGAGGAGCTCTTGCAGATCGACCGCTTCGTCCGCCGCAACACCACCGAGAAGTTCGGTCCCGTGCGGCATGTCGTGCACGAGCCCGAGCAGGGGCTCGTGCTCGAAGTGGCGTTCGAGGGCCTGCAGCGCTCGCCGCGGCACAAATCCGGCATCGCGATGCGCTTTCCGCGCATCAGCCGGCTGCGCTGGGACAAGCCGCCGCGCGAGGCCGACCGGCTGGAGACCCTGGAGCGGATGTTGAAGAGCGAGGCGCCGGCGTGA
- a CDS encoding DUF6460 domain-containing protein, with product MSNDVRDYPARARSSDGLYRFLGGSPLSVAFRLVLLSILVGVVLSAIGFDPLNILHSIRLLFIRLYELGFDAFNWLWRYFLLGAVIVIPVWLLSRLFAPRGR from the coding sequence ATGTCGAACGACGTCAGGGACTATCCGGCCCGCGCCCGCAGCTCGGATGGCCTGTACCGTTTTCTCGGCGGCTCGCCGCTGTCGGTGGCGTTCCGGCTGGTGCTGCTGTCGATCCTGGTCGGCGTCGTGCTGTCGGCGATCGGCTTCGATCCGCTGAACATCCTGCACAGCATCCGGCTGCTGTTCATCCGGCTCTACGAGCTCGGCTTCGACGCCTTCAACTGGCTGTGGCGCTACTTCCTGCTCGGCGCGGTGATCGTGATCCCGGTCTGGCTCCTGTCGCGGCTGTTCGCCCCGCGCGGCCGATAG
- a CDS encoding MBL fold metallo-hydrolase, which translates to MQLRFVGCGDAFGSGGNSNTCFHLIGAQTNLLIDCGASSLPALKRLGIASNAIELILITHFHGDHFAGLPFLLLDAQFSKRTLPLVIAGPAGITARLTQVMEALFEHSSRTPRKFELSVIELEPEQTTRIGEVCVTPFPVVHGSSGGPFLGYRIEAEGKVVAYTADTEWTESLIPLGRNADLLIAEAYTYDKAVKNHLSLAVLEAHLDAIRPKRLVLTHMSDDMLGRLDRIGHVAAHDGMSIDL; encoded by the coding sequence ATGCAGCTCCGCTTCGTCGGCTGCGGTGACGCGTTCGGCTCGGGCGGCAACTCCAACACCTGCTTCCATCTGATCGGCGCGCAGACGAACCTTCTGATCGACTGCGGCGCCTCGTCGCTGCCGGCGCTGAAGCGGCTCGGCATCGCCAGCAACGCCATCGAACTGATCCTGATCACGCATTTCCATGGCGATCATTTCGCCGGGCTTCCCTTCCTGCTGCTCGACGCGCAGTTTTCGAAGCGGACGCTGCCGCTGGTGATCGCCGGCCCCGCCGGCATCACGGCGCGGCTGACGCAGGTGATGGAAGCGCTGTTCGAGCATTCGTCGCGCACGCCGCGGAAATTCGAGCTGTCCGTGATCGAGCTTGAACCGGAGCAGACGACGCGCATCGGCGAGGTCTGCGTGACGCCGTTTCCAGTCGTCCACGGCAGTTCGGGCGGGCCGTTTCTCGGCTACCGGATCGAGGCGGAGGGCAAGGTCGTCGCCTACACCGCGGACACCGAATGGACGGAGAGCCTGATCCCGCTCGGCCGCAACGCCGACCTGTTGATCGCCGAGGCCTACACCTACGACAAGGCGGTGAAGAACCACCTCAGCCTCGCGGTGCTGGAGGCGCATCTCGACGCGATCCGGCCGAAGCGGCTGGTGCTCACCCATATGAGCGACGACATGCTGGGCCGGCTGGACCGCATCGGCCACGTGGCCGCGCATGACGGCATGAGCATCGACCTCTAG
- a CDS encoding MATE family efflux transporter translates to MFDIAGPAMIANLTTPLIGIVSTTAIGRLGEAAMLGGVAMASVIFDCLFWLFAFLRASTLAFTAQSLGAGETDEILMVLIRGLALAALIGVSLIALQLPLGAIIFDLMGGSDAVLGAARTYFMVRIWSAPLALANYVLLGWLVGLARARLALGIQVAINLINMAATILLVQMLQAGIAGAAIAAVIAETVGVAIGLVLARRLVKADARMSRAALLDRAKLMHMMAVNRDIMIRTAAMIVAFLFFTSQGARAGDTTLAANAVLNNFLLMAAFFLDGLANAAEQLCGYAFGARNRDAFSGATRLVLAWGFGFALAVAAIFALFGPVLIDVMTASDAVRRAARDYLPFVVASPLLSVFAFAFDGVYIGATWARDMRNLMVAALVVFLGTWLALRGFGNTGLWIAMLGFYAARGGFQAARYPALLRASFSNKQSL, encoded by the coding sequence GTGTTCGACATCGCGGGGCCTGCGATGATCGCCAACCTGACGACGCCGCTGATCGGCATCGTCTCGACCACGGCGATCGGCCGGCTCGGCGAAGCGGCCATGCTCGGCGGCGTCGCCATGGCCTCGGTGATCTTCGACTGCCTGTTCTGGCTGTTCGCGTTCCTGCGCGCCAGCACGCTCGCCTTCACCGCGCAATCGCTCGGAGCCGGCGAGACCGACGAGATCCTGATGGTCCTGATCCGCGGCCTGGCGCTGGCCGCACTGATCGGCGTCAGCCTGATCGCGCTGCAACTGCCGCTGGGGGCAATCATCTTCGACCTCATGGGCGGCAGCGACGCCGTGCTCGGCGCGGCCCGGACCTACTTCATGGTCCGGATCTGGTCGGCGCCGCTGGCGCTCGCCAACTACGTGCTGCTCGGCTGGCTCGTCGGACTGGCACGCGCACGGCTGGCGCTGGGCATTCAGGTCGCGATCAACCTGATCAACATGGCCGCGACCATCCTGTTGGTTCAGATGCTGCAGGCCGGCATCGCCGGCGCGGCGATTGCCGCCGTCATCGCGGAGACGGTCGGTGTCGCGATCGGCCTCGTGCTGGCGCGCCGATTGGTCAAGGCCGACGCCCGGATGTCGCGGGCGGCGCTGCTCGACCGAGCCAAGCTGATGCACATGATGGCCGTCAACCGCGACATCATGATCCGCACTGCGGCGATGATCGTCGCCTTCCTGTTCTTCACCTCGCAGGGCGCGCGCGCCGGCGACACGACGCTGGCCGCCAACGCGGTGCTGAACAATTTCCTGCTGATGGCCGCGTTCTTCCTCGACGGCCTCGCCAACGCCGCCGAGCAGCTCTGCGGCTATGCGTTCGGCGCGCGCAACCGCGACGCCTTTTCCGGCGCCACAAGGCTGGTGCTCGCCTGGGGCTTCGGCTTCGCGCTCGCGGTGGCCGCGATCTTCGCGCTGTTCGGGCCGGTGCTGATCGACGTGATGACGGCAAGCGATGCGGTGCGCCGCGCGGCGCGCGACTATCTGCCGTTCGTGGTGGCATCGCCGCTGCTGTCGGTGTTCGCCTTCGCATTCGACGGCGTCTATATCGGCGCCACCTGGGCGCGCGACATGCGCAACCTCATGGTGGCGGCGCTGGTCGTCTTCCTCGGCACCTGGCTGGCGCTGCGCGGCTTCGGCAATACGGGCCTGTGGATCGCGATGCTCGGCTTCTACGCGGCGCGCGGCGGCTTCCAGGCTGCACGCTATCCGGCGCTGCTGCGGGCGTCGTTCAGCAACAAACAGAGTTTGTAG